In Paenibacillus phoenicis, one genomic interval encodes:
- a CDS encoding aldo/keto reductase, with the protein MGHIIPEMTLNDGLKLPVVGLGTYTLRGSEGVQSIVHAIRSGYRLLDSAYNYENEGTVGEAVRRSAVPREELIITSKLPGRYHTYDKAVKAIQESLYRAQLDYYDLYLIHWPNPIQGHYVEAWQALIDAQKWGLIRSIGVSNFLPDHLDRLIEQTSVTPSVNQIELHPFFNQAEQRKYHEAHGIVTESWSPLAHGNEVLQHETLRQIAERHGKSVSQIILRWHYQLGAVSIPKSASAARQIENLTIFDFTLDEEEMKQINGLSRPDGRIRNQDPAVYEEF; encoded by the coding sequence TTGGGTCATATCATTCCGGAAATGACGTTAAATGACGGTTTGAAGCTGCCGGTGGTCGGGCTGGGAACCTACACGCTCCGTGGCAGCGAAGGTGTGCAGTCAATCGTTCACGCGATCCGCTCCGGCTATCGTTTGCTGGATTCCGCGTATAACTACGAGAACGAGGGAACGGTTGGTGAGGCGGTAAGGCGTTCTGCGGTACCGAGGGAAGAGCTGATCATCACGTCCAAGCTGCCCGGGCGTTACCACACGTACGATAAAGCGGTCAAGGCGATCCAGGAATCGTTGTACCGGGCGCAGCTGGATTACTACGATCTGTATTTGATTCATTGGCCCAATCCGATTCAAGGGCATTACGTGGAAGCGTGGCAAGCTCTAATCGACGCCCAAAAATGGGGGCTGATCCGCTCCATCGGCGTCAGCAATTTCTTGCCGGACCACCTGGACCGCCTGATCGAGCAAACGAGCGTGACGCCAAGCGTAAACCAGATTGAGCTGCATCCGTTCTTTAATCAGGCCGAGCAGCGCAAATATCATGAAGCGCACGGAATCGTCACGGAATCCTGGAGCCCGCTGGCCCATGGCAATGAGGTGTTGCAGCATGAGACGCTCCGGCAAATCGCCGAACGGCATGGCAAGTCGGTGTCCCAAATTATTTTGCGTTGGCATTATCAGCTGGGCGCTGTATCCATCCCGAAATCGGCCTCTGCAGCTCGGCAGATCGAGAACCTCACGATCTTTGACTTTACATTGGACGAGGAAGAGATGAAGCAGATCAATGGCTTATCCCGTCCGGACGGGCGGATTAGAAACCAGGATCCTGCCGTTTACGAAGAATTTTAA
- a CDS encoding alpha-mannosidase — MPYETNHIMIQKAKQRLAKLQDYIYRPIAGLEVEAWVTKEPVPYAERMSGRHIRLQPGDKWGELWDCAWFHFQGTVPETAAGQKVVLLIDINGELCLVDEAGTPRQGLTNVSSEFDYSLGRPGKRVVDVSAAARGGETINLWGDGGCNDLFGHYRSGTLKEADIAICHEEARQLAYDLEVLIELVEQLPDSSARKAQVLQSVYEAALQLSEINEESVRLAKAYVARELAKKGGDSVLTISAIGHAHIDLAWLWPIRETIRKGARTFSTALRNMEKYPSYVFGASQPQLYQWMKEHYPQLYAEVKERVREGRWEAQGAMWVEPDTNISGGEALVRQILYGKRFFREEFGKDMKVLWLPDVFGYTGSLPQLLKKSGVDYMMTQKLSWSTYNTHPHHSFLWEGIDGTKVLTHLPPEDTYNSPAAPRSLTKIERDYLDRNVSEHALMLFGIGDGGGGPGEEHLERLEREVNLLGLPPVVQEPAITFFKRLEQEASRFQTYRGELYLEKHQGTLTTQARNKWYNRKLEKALRELEFAASLQIALGESPAEYPAARLEKIWKEVLLYQFHDILPGSSITRVYDESLERYAQLLEEVQTMIAEAYGRIAGRSGAAAGEIVLFNSLPWDRQEWVEIGGSWKYVQVPAMSWRKLTEAAAEPSASEQALIAEDFRLENERLAVRFAENGSIVSLYDKAAGREAIQPGAEANVFTVYHDDGDAWDFPRDYRDTIAGTMTLESRRAYVSGPQAVVEQVYRFGESTLKQTIRLLQGDGLLRFDTEADWRETGKMLRVAFPVAVVSDQVNCEIQFGVLKRPTTRNNAIEFARDEICAHHYLDLSQPDYGVALLNDSKYGHSVEGNVLDLNLLRSPGYPDPQADRAEHRFTYALYPHAGDFIQAGVYRKGYELNIPIASAAAIPVTPQGGGKSDSSSLHGKAFLTIEHPNVMVEAVKKAEDSDHLIVRLYETAGAGADGELSFGPACRTIEEVNLLEEPIGLLAENTDRIRLQFTPFEIKSIRVQLAE; from the coding sequence ATGCCGTATGAAACGAACCACATTATGATCCAAAAGGCAAAGCAAAGGCTTGCCAAACTGCAGGATTACATTTACCGCCCGATTGCCGGGCTTGAGGTTGAAGCTTGGGTAACGAAAGAGCCGGTCCCTTACGCCGAGCGAATGAGCGGCCGGCACATACGGCTTCAGCCCGGGGATAAATGGGGAGAGCTGTGGGATTGCGCCTGGTTTCATTTTCAAGGGACCGTACCGGAAACGGCCGCTGGCCAAAAAGTCGTTCTGTTGATCGATATTAATGGAGAATTATGTCTCGTGGATGAAGCGGGAACCCCGCGACAAGGCTTAACGAACGTTAGCTCCGAATTCGACTACAGCCTAGGTCGGCCTGGTAAGCGGGTGGTGGACGTCAGCGCTGCCGCCCGAGGCGGGGAAACGATCAATCTGTGGGGAGACGGCGGCTGCAATGACCTATTTGGACATTATCGCAGCGGAACGCTGAAGGAAGCGGACATCGCCATTTGCCATGAGGAAGCCCGGCAACTGGCCTACGATCTGGAAGTGTTAATCGAGCTGGTTGAGCAGCTGCCGGATTCCAGCGCCAGAAAAGCCCAGGTCCTGCAATCCGTCTACGAGGCAGCTCTTCAGCTGTCGGAGATCAATGAGGAATCGGTACGCTTGGCGAAAGCGTATGTGGCCCGCGAATTGGCGAAGAAAGGCGGGGATTCTGTCCTGACGATCAGCGCCATCGGCCATGCGCATATCGACCTGGCCTGGCTGTGGCCGATCCGCGAAACGATCCGCAAAGGAGCCCGGACTTTCTCTACGGCGCTGCGGAACATGGAGAAGTATCCGAGTTACGTCTTTGGCGCAAGCCAGCCGCAGCTGTACCAGTGGATGAAGGAGCACTATCCGCAGCTGTACGCCGAAGTGAAGGAGCGGGTCCGCGAAGGACGCTGGGAAGCGCAAGGCGCGATGTGGGTCGAACCGGATACGAACATCTCCGGCGGCGAAGCATTAGTGCGGCAAATCCTGTATGGCAAGCGATTCTTCCGTGAGGAGTTCGGCAAGGACATGAAGGTGCTGTGGCTGCCTGACGTCTTTGGGTATACGGGCAGTCTGCCGCAGCTGCTGAAGAAGTCCGGCGTCGACTATATGATGACGCAGAAACTCTCCTGGAGCACCTACAATACGCATCCGCACCACAGCTTCCTGTGGGAAGGCATTGACGGGACGAAGGTGCTGACGCACCTGCCGCCGGAGGATACCTATAACAGCCCAGCGGCCCCGCGGTCGCTGACCAAGATCGAGCGGGACTATCTCGATCGGAACGTCTCGGAGCATGCGCTGATGCTGTTTGGGATCGGCGACGGCGGCGGTGGACCAGGAGAAGAGCACCTGGAGCGGCTTGAGCGGGAGGTGAACCTGCTGGGACTCCCGCCGGTCGTTCAGGAGCCTGCGATCACCTTCTTCAAGCGGCTGGAACAAGAGGCTTCGCGGTTCCAAACGTACCGCGGTGAGTTGTATCTGGAGAAGCACCAAGGGACATTAACCACGCAGGCGCGCAACAAGTGGTATAACCGCAAGCTGGAAAAAGCACTGCGTGAGCTCGAATTCGCGGCTTCGCTGCAGATTGCCCTGGGCGAAAGCCCTGCAGAGTACCCTGCCGCCCGGTTGGAGAAGATCTGGAAGGAAGTGCTCTTATACCAATTCCATGATATTTTGCCAGGATCTTCGATCACCCGGGTGTACGACGAGTCGCTGGAGCGCTACGCTCAGCTGCTGGAGGAAGTCCAAACGATGATTGCGGAAGCTTATGGACGAATCGCTGGGCGGTCCGGAGCTGCCGCCGGTGAAATTGTTCTGTTCAATTCCTTGCCTTGGGACCGGCAGGAATGGGTAGAGATCGGCGGAAGCTGGAAGTATGTGCAAGTGCCGGCGATGAGCTGGCGCAAGCTCACGGAGGCTGCGGCAGAACCATCGGCTTCGGAACAAGCATTGATTGCCGAGGACTTCCGGTTGGAGAATGAACGGCTTGCGGTTCGGTTTGCCGAGAACGGCAGCATCGTGTCGCTGTACGATAAGGCCGCCGGACGGGAAGCGATTCAGCCGGGCGCTGAGGCCAACGTATTTACCGTCTACCATGATGACGGCGATGCCTGGGATTTCCCGCGCGACTATCGCGATACGATTGCTGGAACGATGACGCTGGAAAGCCGACGCGCTTACGTTTCGGGGCCGCAGGCGGTTGTTGAGCAGGTTTACCGCTTTGGGGAATCGACGTTAAAGCAAACGATCCGCTTGCTGCAAGGCGATGGTCTGCTGCGCTTTGATACGGAAGCTGATTGGCGAGAAACGGGTAAAATGCTCCGGGTTGCTTTCCCGGTGGCCGTTGTGAGCGATCAGGTGAACTGCGAAATTCAGTTTGGGGTGTTAAAGCGGCCGACGACGCGGAATAATGCGATCGAATTTGCCCGCGACGAAATCTGCGCTCACCATTATCTCGATCTGTCGCAGCCGGATTATGGCGTGGCGCTGCTCAACGACAGCAAATACGGGCACAGCGTGGAAGGCAACGTGCTGGATTTGAACCTGCTGCGCAGCCCGGGATATCCGGATCCGCAGGCCGATCGGGCGGAGCATCGCTTCACTTATGCTTTGTACCCGCATGCGGGCGACTTTATCCAAGCCGGCGTATACCGCAAAGGCTATGAGCTGAACATTCCGATTGCATCCGCAGCGGCCATCCCGGTGACGCCTCAAGGCGGCGGGAAGTCTGACAGCAGTTCCTTGCACGGGAAAGCTTTCCTTACGATTGAGCATCCTAACGTGATGGTGGAAGCGGTGAAGAAAGCCGAGGACAGCGATCATCTGATCGTTCGTCTGTACGAAACGGCAGGAGCTGGGGCGGATGGAGAGCTGAGCTTTGGGCCGGCTTGCCGAACCATTGAAGAGGTGAATCTGCTGGAGGAGCCGATCGGGCTGCTAGCAGAAAATACGGATCGGATTCGCTTGCAATTTACACCGTTTGAGATCAAATCGATTCGCGTTCAGTTGGCTGAATGA
- a CDS encoding glutaminase family protein, which translates to MNTKLRPPAVPLVTVDPFFSVWSMADRLTDDFTRHWTGRRQAFTGLVYIDGVAWRFAGRVESNPERYYTEPEAMNQTGLEVTPLSTRYQFEAGGVALDVTFTSPLLPDDLELLSRPASYVAFRVRSLDGKPHQVRVYVDVTGEWCVNETDQAITWQQEVQGDLTVLQVRHVEQNPLHSSGDDQRIDWGTFMLAVKQTPDVETYLDQAQIRKQFVREGEIRLKEGSTPLSQPQPVREAELVMASVWNVGEVTGTDEKTHLIVLAYDDVYAIEYFGQPLEAYWRKDGKTFSTLLSEAFRDYPDVLARCDSFDAKLREDAIRAGGEKYADILSLSYRQAIAAHKLVLDPEGQVLFMSKECFSNGCIATVDVSYPSIPLFLLYQPELVRGMMRPIFKYAASDAWTFEFAPHDVGQYPLANGQVYGENKLEGQMPVEECGNMLVMAAAVTLADGNTSFVQEHRELLAQWANYLVKHGLDPEHQLCTDDFAGHLARNANLSAKAVMGVASYGLLCKMLGDKEQAERYRQASSEMARQWEILAADPSDENHTLLAFGQPGTWSLKYNLVWDGIFGTGLFNQEIIRREVAWYQKKQERYGTPLDNRAAYTKADWLVWAGALAETREDFQRIVDPLWVFLNETRDRVPFTDWYDTKTARQIGFQHRTVVGGLFIKLLKDRGWDRA; encoded by the coding sequence ATGAACACAAAATTGCGTCCACCGGCAGTACCTTTGGTCACCGTTGATCCCTTTTTCAGCGTCTGGTCGATGGCTGATCGTCTGACCGACGATTTCACTCGCCATTGGACCGGGCGTCGGCAGGCGTTCACCGGCCTGGTGTATATCGACGGCGTAGCCTGGCGGTTTGCCGGACGCGTCGAGTCTAACCCGGAACGGTATTATACAGAGCCGGAGGCGATGAACCAAACCGGACTTGAAGTCACGCCGCTCTCCACCCGCTATCAGTTCGAGGCGGGAGGAGTTGCGCTGGACGTGACCTTTACAAGTCCGCTGCTGCCGGACGATCTGGAGCTGCTGTCGCGGCCGGCTTCCTATGTCGCTTTCCGCGTGCGTTCCCTCGACGGGAAGCCCCACCAAGTGCGGGTCTATGTCGACGTAACCGGGGAATGGTGCGTTAATGAAACCGATCAGGCGATTACTTGGCAACAAGAGGTGCAGGGAGACCTCACCGTACTGCAGGTCCGACATGTCGAGCAGAACCCGCTCCATAGCTCCGGCGATGACCAGCGGATTGATTGGGGCACTTTCATGCTGGCCGTCAAGCAGACGCCGGATGTAGAGACCTATCTGGATCAGGCACAGATTCGCAAGCAATTCGTTCGGGAAGGTGAAATTCGGCTGAAGGAAGGTTCGACTCCGCTTTCTCAACCACAGCCCGTTCGCGAGGCCGAGCTCGTTATGGCTTCGGTGTGGAATGTCGGTGAAGTGACCGGAACGGACGAGAAGACGCACTTAATCGTTCTTGCCTATGACGACGTATATGCGATTGAGTATTTTGGTCAGCCTTTGGAGGCGTATTGGAGAAAAGACGGGAAAACCTTCTCGACCCTGCTCAGCGAAGCGTTTCGGGATTATCCGGACGTTCTTGCACGCTGCGATTCCTTTGATGCCAAGCTGCGCGAGGACGCAATCCGCGCCGGCGGGGAGAAATATGCCGATATCCTGTCCTTATCCTACCGGCAGGCGATTGCAGCGCATAAACTGGTCCTTGATCCTGAGGGACAGGTGCTGTTCATGTCGAAGGAATGCTTCAGTAACGGCTGTATTGCCACGGTGGACGTGAGCTACCCTTCAATTCCGCTGTTCTTGCTGTACCAGCCGGAGCTGGTCCGAGGCATGATGCGTCCGATCTTCAAATACGCCGCCAGCGACGCCTGGACGTTTGAATTTGCTCCGCATGACGTGGGTCAATATCCGCTGGCCAACGGTCAGGTTTACGGCGAGAACAAGCTGGAGGGGCAAATGCCGGTGGAGGAGTGCGGCAATATGCTGGTCATGGCGGCCGCAGTTACGCTGGCTGACGGGAATACAAGCTTCGTTCAGGAGCATCGTGAGTTGCTCGCCCAATGGGCCAACTATCTGGTGAAGCATGGGCTTGATCCGGAGCATCAATTATGTACCGATGATTTCGCCGGACATCTGGCGCGCAACGCGAACCTGTCGGCGAAAGCCGTGATGGGCGTTGCCAGCTACGGATTGCTATGCAAAATGCTGGGTGACAAGGAACAAGCCGAGCGCTACCGTCAAGCCTCTTCGGAAATGGCTCGCCAATGGGAAATCCTCGCCGCCGATCCGAGTGACGAGAACCATACACTGCTGGCCTTTGGTCAGCCGGGGACCTGGAGTCTCAAATATAACCTTGTCTGGGACGGCATCTTTGGAACCGGCTTGTTCAATCAGGAAATCATCCGCCGTGAAGTGGCATGGTATCAGAAGAAACAGGAACGGTATGGTACGCCGCTGGATAATCGGGCCGCCTATACGAAGGCCGATTGGCTCGTCTGGGCGGGGGCGCTCGCGGAGACGCGCGAGGACTTCCAGCGCATCGTTGATCCGCTCTGGGTTTTCCTGAACGAGACGCGGGACCGCGTACCGTTTACGGATTGGTACGACACGAAGACGGCACGGCAGATCGGCTTCCAGCATCGGACCGTGGTTGGCGGCTTATTCATCAAGCTGCTGAAGGATCGCGGATGGGATCGGGCGTAG
- a CDS encoding cation:proton antiporter regulatory subunit, translating into MNLKETDLPGIGKQFVIQARSGDKLSIVIHNDGRRELSHFQEDDPDNSVSMVTLDDDEARYISAIISGATYKPTAMENIEVALGDLIIEWYKLDSNYKAIGKTIGELKIRQRSGTTIIAVIEKNHKKHINPGPDLMLTSEATVVVLGERLHQQQIRQILLSGK; encoded by the coding sequence ATGAATCTCAAAGAAACAGATCTGCCAGGAATCGGAAAACAATTCGTGATCCAGGCCCGCAGCGGCGACAAACTCTCAATCGTTATTCACAATGACGGCCGGCGCGAGTTATCTCATTTCCAAGAGGACGATCCGGACAACAGCGTTTCCATGGTCACTTTGGATGACGATGAGGCGAGATATATCTCTGCCATTATTAGCGGTGCGACATATAAGCCAACAGCAATGGAGAACATTGAAGTGGCTTTAGGCGATCTGATCATTGAGTGGTATAAATTAGATTCGAACTATAAAGCGATTGGCAAAACCATCGGCGAGTTGAAAATTCGTCAGCGTTCTGGAACGACGATCATCGCCGTAATCGAGAAGAACCACAAGAAACACATCAATCCCGGACCTGATCTGATGCTGACCTCCGAGGCGACGGTCGTCGTGCTTGGCGAACGGCTCCATCAACAGCAAATCAGACAGATCCTATTAAGCGGAAAATAA
- a CDS encoding ArsB/NhaD family transporter, with protein MEQQAIWAIIIFLLTYAFIISEKIHRTLLAMVGAVLMIVLGIVDQESAIHHIDFNTLGLLIGMMIIVNTTAETGLFKYIGIWTARIGKGNPVTILWLLALITAVASAFLDNVTTIILMVPVAFSITRQLKVKAFPYIFSMVVASNIGGTATLIGDPPNIMIGSAVKELTFNAFLQHLAPIVIVILAATLPLLVLVFRKQIQSTPENQKNIMNISLDGLITDQKLLIKCLVVLGLTLLGFFLHQTFHLESATVALAGAFLLLLLTGEHVMERAFRSVEWPTIFFFIGLFVLVGGLIDTGTIKRLAEWSIDLTGGDPLTTSMLILWLSAIASSFLDNIPFVATMIPMIQDMGAMGISNLQPLWWSLALGACLGGNGTLIGASANLIAAGMSAKEGEPITFVRYMKYGFLLMILSIIFASAYILIRYFLI; from the coding sequence ATGGAGCAACAAGCAATCTGGGCCATCATCATCTTTCTATTAACGTACGCATTCATCATTTCGGAGAAAATCCACCGGACACTGCTGGCCATGGTCGGTGCCGTTCTGATGATCGTCCTTGGCATCGTCGATCAGGAGTCTGCGATTCATCACATCGATTTTAATACGCTAGGTCTCTTGATCGGCATGATGATCATCGTGAACACCACGGCGGAAACGGGGTTATTCAAATATATCGGGATTTGGACGGCCCGGATCGGCAAAGGGAACCCCGTGACCATCCTGTGGCTCCTGGCGCTAATTACGGCAGTTGCCTCCGCATTTTTGGACAATGTGACGACAATCATTCTGATGGTACCGGTCGCCTTTAGCATTACCCGGCAGTTGAAGGTCAAGGCATTCCCTTACATCTTCTCGATGGTCGTGGCCTCAAATATCGGCGGAACGGCAACGTTAATCGGGGATCCGCCAAATATTATGATCGGCAGCGCTGTCAAGGAATTGACTTTTAACGCTTTCCTGCAGCACTTGGCGCCGATCGTGATTGTGATCCTGGCAGCCACCCTACCGCTTCTCGTGTTGGTATTTCGGAAGCAAATTCAGTCAACGCCGGAGAACCAGAAGAATATCATGAACATCAGCCTAGATGGCTTGATTACGGATCAGAAGCTCCTTATAAAATGCTTGGTCGTCCTCGGCTTAACGCTGCTTGGCTTCTTCCTGCACCAGACATTCCATCTGGAATCGGCTACCGTGGCGTTGGCCGGAGCTTTTCTATTGTTGCTGCTCACAGGTGAGCATGTAATGGAAAGAGCGTTCCGTTCCGTCGAATGGCCAACCATCTTCTTCTTTATTGGATTGTTTGTCCTGGTCGGCGGTTTGATTGACACCGGTACGATCAAGCGGTTAGCGGAGTGGTCCATCGACTTAACCGGAGGAGACCCGTTGACGACTTCTATGCTGATTCTCTGGCTAAGCGCGATCGCCTCTTCCTTCCTGGATAATATTCCGTTCGTCGCTACGATGATTCCAATGATTCAGGACATGGGCGCGATGGGAATCAGCAACTTGCAGCCGCTGTGGTGGAGTCTGGCCCTGGGTGCATGTCTTGGCGGCAACGGAACCCTGATCGGGGCCAGCGCCAATTTGATTGCTGCAGGCATGTCTGCCAAGGAAGGGGAGCCAATTACATTTGTCCGCTACATGAAATATGGCTTCCTGCTGATGATTCTGTCGATCATCTTCGCAAGCGCGTATATTCTGATTCGGTATTTCCTAATCTAA
- a CDS encoding YitT family protein, which translates to MKHQLRVHSSRKARGGFKPLIPTFGRAAGVIAGASLASVGLELFLMPHSIVVGGMTGLSALLALTTEMRLGLFLFLLNLPLLFLYRKNIHGSYGIFTVIGVLVFSLGTLVLHPYPSLIDEPLLAALIGGLSLGLGLGLALRFGGALDVAEKAVKQLQYGRLSPERILLMLNCLILIGAGFHFGFLQALYSVIAYLSAFEAVKLPVQGGIFTLTVRIKSRHCAAIQGELLRYLNRSAVYRLDPEAPGDEEGMGILEFQCHRLERSRLISIVHQCDRESEITFLPRK; encoded by the coding sequence TTGAAACACCAGTTGAGAGTTCATTCCTCCAGGAAGGCCCGCGGCGGCTTCAAGCCTCTTATTCCGACGTTTGGTCGTGCTGCCGGCGTCATAGCTGGCGCATCGCTTGCTTCCGTCGGCTTAGAGCTGTTCCTGATGCCCCACAGCATCGTCGTTGGAGGAATGACCGGTTTATCCGCATTGCTGGCGTTAACGACGGAAATGCGGCTTGGATTGTTCTTGTTCTTGTTGAATCTGCCCTTACTCTTTCTCTATCGTAAAAATATCCATGGGTCCTACGGGATCTTCACTGTGATTGGCGTATTGGTATTTTCACTGGGGACGCTTGTGCTCCATCCTTATCCTTCCCTGATTGACGAGCCGCTGCTGGCAGCGCTGATCGGGGGATTATCACTGGGACTTGGGCTTGGTTTAGCTCTGCGTTTTGGAGGGGCGCTGGACGTTGCGGAGAAAGCCGTGAAGCAGCTCCAATATGGCAGATTGTCCCCGGAGCGGATCTTGCTGATGCTGAACTGTCTGATCCTGATCGGTGCGGGCTTTCATTTTGGCTTTCTGCAGGCCCTCTATTCGGTTATCGCCTACCTGTCCGCCTTCGAAGCCGTCAAACTTCCGGTCCAAGGTGGGATCTTCACCCTAACGGTGCGGATTAAGAGCCGGCATTGCGCCGCCATCCAGGGGGAGCTGCTTCGATATCTGAACCGTTCGGCCGTTTATCGGCTGGATCCCGAAGCACCCGGGGACGAGGAAGGGATGGGCATTTTGGAATTCCAATGCCATCGGCTGGAGCGGTCCCGCTTGATTTCCATCGTCCATCAATGCGACCGCGAGAGTGAAATTACGTTTCTTCCAAGGAAATAA
- a CDS encoding extracellular solute-binding protein: MLLKKMHVMFLSLLLIALLAGCGSGGGNTGGNQAANTPGTSQNGASGNEGSSSTEGATITVLNEGAVAIGVGVLSELLEKSKEKTIADETLNPRITEEDYNYTPGQPLKKAGVFPYYYQSIINEKMKSKNITVKTEDWGWGEPLIQKQTAGFLAKNMPDIIVGETQMPGFAQQGLLEPFPDDMAQEIREKVAPAAWKPMEYDGKIYGFASQPGVSSLFWNKKLVQEAGLDPDKAPATWDELLANVKKVTEAGKGKFYGGGVYAGPNAGGYLRYGTLLVINGGGFADDQGQPVFNSDANVETVQFLKELNANHPAGLMVNTTEGTYFDAFKKGQIAYLIDGPWRAIESSQIGIDYGMSQIPLSPNGKAGNITIGAAFHAVPKDAKNKEAAFEYIRAMYSEEIQQLIADTGVRSPVLKSVAETDAYKEAHPEMYQHYLAMAGNVQGLPTFKNSDSKVWQIFGEAVTKALMTKEDIKSILDDAQKKAEAYTK; encoded by the coding sequence ATGTTGTTGAAAAAGATGCATGTCATGTTTCTATCGCTGTTGCTCATCGCCTTGTTAGCAGGTTGCGGATCTGGGGGCGGCAACACAGGTGGCAATCAAGCCGCGAACACCCCGGGAACCAGCCAGAATGGGGCTTCGGGAAATGAAGGTTCGTCGTCAACTGAAGGCGCTACCATTACCGTATTAAATGAAGGAGCCGTAGCGATTGGCGTCGGGGTGCTGAGCGAGCTGCTGGAGAAAAGCAAGGAAAAAACGATCGCCGACGAGACGCTGAATCCCCGGATTACAGAGGAGGATTACAACTATACGCCTGGTCAGCCGCTGAAAAAAGCCGGCGTCTTCCCGTACTATTATCAATCGATTATCAACGAGAAAATGAAAAGCAAAAACATTACGGTCAAAACCGAGGACTGGGGTTGGGGCGAACCGCTGATCCAGAAGCAAACAGCGGGATTCCTGGCGAAAAACATGCCCGACATCATCGTTGGGGAAACACAAATGCCTGGGTTTGCCCAACAGGGATTGCTTGAGCCGTTCCCGGACGACATGGCCCAAGAAATTCGCGAAAAAGTAGCCCCGGCAGCCTGGAAGCCGATGGAGTATGACGGCAAAATTTACGGTTTTGCCTCGCAACCTGGCGTTAGCAGCTTGTTCTGGAACAAGAAGCTGGTGCAGGAGGCAGGCCTGGATCCGGACAAAGCGCCAGCAACCTGGGATGAGCTGTTGGCTAACGTGAAGAAGGTAACGGAAGCAGGCAAAGGGAAGTTCTACGGCGGCGGGGTCTATGCCGGGCCGAATGCCGGCGGGTATTTGCGGTATGGTACCTTGCTTGTTATCAATGGCGGAGGATTTGCGGATGATCAAGGCCAACCTGTCTTTAACTCCGATGCCAACGTAGAAACGGTACAGTTCTTGAAAGAGCTTAACGCCAACCATCCGGCTGGATTGATGGTGAACACTACTGAAGGAACGTATTTTGACGCGTTTAAAAAAGGACAAATCGCATATCTGATCGATGGACCGTGGCGTGCGATCGAGAGCTCGCAAATCGGAATCGATTACGGAATGTCGCAAATTCCGCTGTCCCCGAATGGCAAAGCCGGCAATATCACCATCGGCGCCGCGTTCCATGCCGTACCGAAGGATGCAAAGAACAAGGAAGCTGCATTTGAGTACATCCGCGCGATGTACAGCGAGGAGATCCAACAACTGATCGCCGATACAGGCGTCCGGTCTCCTGTACTGAAATCGGTGGCTGAGACCGATGCATATAAAGAGGCGCATCCGGAAATGTATCAGCACTATCTGGCGATGGCCGGCAATGTGCAAGGGTTGCCAACGTTTAAGAATTCAGACTCCAAGGTATGGCAAATCTTTGGTGAAGCCGTGACGAAAGCGTTAATGACCAAGGAGGATATCAAGTCTATTCTGGATGACGCTCAGAAGAAAGCGGAGGCCTATACCAAGTAA